DNA sequence from the Gordonia polyisoprenivorans genome:
CATGCCCGCTCTCGTGGTCCGGATTGGCTTGTCGGACAAGGACGCCGCGCCGGACGGCGCACTCGACTGGGACGATTTCCTCGACCTCGCCACCGACGAGACCCGCGCGCAGGCCCGGGCGCGCGCCGACGCCGTCGCACCCGATGACCTCTCCGACATCCTGTTCACCTCGGGAACCACCGGCATCTCCAAAGGCGTACTGGCCGAACATCAGCAGACCATCGCGGGTTCACACGCGTGGGGCGCCAACGGCCGCTTGTCCCCCGACGACCGCTACCTCATGGTGAACCCGTACTTCCACACCTTCGGCTACAAGGCCGGCATCCTGCCATGCGTGCTGTTCGGGTCGGCGATGTTCCCGCAAGCCGTGTACTCGCCCGCGGAGGCGATGAAGCAGGTTGCTGCGCAACGGATCACCGTCTTCCCGGGAGCGCCGACGATCTTCCAGACCATCCTCGACGACCCCGCCCGCGAGAGCCTCGATCTCTCGTCACTTCGGCTGGTGGTCACCGGCGCCGCGATAGTTCCGGTGGTCCTCGTCGAACGCATCCAGCGTGACCTCGGCGTCAACACCGTCATCACCGCCTACGGGCTGACCGAGGCCAGCGGGTTCGTCTCCACCTGCACCCCCGACGACGATGACGAGACCGTCGCAACCACCTGCGGGCGCGCTTTCGAGGGCATGGAGATAGCGGTGTCAGAGCAGGGTGAGGTACTCGCGCGCGGAAAGATGGTCATGCGCGGCTACCTCGACAACCCCCAGGCGACGGCCGAGGCGATCGACGCCGACGGCTGGCTGCACACCGGTGACATCGGCACCATCGACGAGCGCGGAAACCTGCGGATCACCGACCGCCTCAAGGACATGTACATCTGCGGCGGCTTCAACGTCTATCCGGCCGAGGTCGAACAGACCCTGGCCCGCCTCGACGGTGTCACCGAATCCGCGGTGATCGGCGTCCCCGACGACCGACTGGGCGAGGTGGGCCGGGCCTATCTCACCGTCCGCGACGACGCCGACCTCGACGACGACCGTGTGATCGCCTACGCCCGTGAACATCTGGCGAACTTCAAGGTACCGCGGTCGGTGGTGTTCCTCGACGCCTTCCCACGGAATGCGGCCGGGAAGATCCTGAAGCGCGAGTTGGGGTGAGGGTTCTTCCCCTAGCTTTCAGTTCTTCCCCTGGAGATTTCCAGGGGAAGAACCGAACAGTAGGGGAAGAACCGCGCGAGGGCCCGCTCGGCACGATCCGAGCGACTGTGGTCGGATGGGACTGTGTCGACCAACCCCGACCCCACGACCGAGCTCCTCACCGCGGCAGGCGCTCTCGACCCCGACCTGCCCACCGATCGGATCGTCACCCACGGCGCCGTCGTCTTCCTCAACGGCACCCGCGCGTGGAAGATGAAACGCCCTGTGCGCCTGCGGTTCTTCGACTTCTCCACCCCTGAACTGCGCCACGACGTCCTGCAGCAGGAGCTGACGCTCAATCGCCGGTTCGCGCCGGAGGTCTATCGGGCGGTGCATGCGATCCGACGTGCCGATGACGGGTCGGTGACGCTCGACGGACCCGGCGAGACCGTCGACTGGGTCCTCGAGATGACGCGCTTCGACGACGACGCACTTCTGGTCCACCGGGCCGCGCCCGGCAACCTCGACGACGCCTTTCTGCGAACCCTCGCCGAGAGCGTCGTCGACCTCCATGCGACCTCACCGATCCGTGACGATCCGCACGGTACGGCCCGGTTGCAGGAGGTCGTCGACGGGAACCTGGCGAGCATGTCGGCGTTCCCCGACGTCATCGATCCCGCTGCGGCGCAGCGTCTGACGAGCCGGATCACCGCGATGATCGCCGAGCGCTCCTCGATTCTCGACGCCCGGGCCCGCCAAGGGCGGGTGCGACGTGTCCACGGTGACCTACACCTGGGCAACATCGCGATCATCGATGACCGTCCCGTCCCTTTCGATTGCCTCGAGTTCGACGAGGAGATGGCGACCACCGACGTCCTCTACGACCTTGCGTTTCTGCTGATGGATCTGTGGGCGCGGGACCTACGACATGAGGCGAACGTCGTCGTGAACCAGTACCTGGACCGCTCCCCCGACGACGAGGACGGATTCTGTCTGCTGCCGATCATGCTCGCCGTGCGGGCGACGGTCCGTGCGCACGTCAGCGCGGCCGCGGACGCCGTCGACGACGCCACGCGCTACCTGTCGCTCGCCCTGGGGTTCACCGAGCCGGTCGCGCCGCGGCTGATGGCGATCGGCGGTGGGTCGGGCACCGGGAAGACCACCGTCGCCCGCGCGATCGGTGGCGATCTCGAGCCCGCGCCGGGTGTACGAATCCTGCGCACCGACGTCCTGCGCAAGCGGCTCGCCGGTGTCGGCGAGACCGAAAAGCTCCCGCACTCGGCCTACACACCGCAGGCCCGGGCGGCGGTCTACGACGAGCTGAACCGGCTGGCCACAACGGATCTCGCAGGCGGCATGAGCGTCGTCGCCGACGCCGTCTTCGGCAGTGCCGCCCAGCAGCGGGCGATCGCCGCGGTGGCCACCGAGACCGGCGTCGACTTCACCGGATGGTGGCTGGAACTCGATGAGGCCGAACGCATCTCCCGCATCGTCGATCGAGGACCCGACGCCTCCGACGCCGACGAGGAAGTGGCGAGGCGGCAGACCGCGACACTCGAACCGCCGGAGGAGTGGACCCACGTCGACGCGCACGCCGACCCGTCGTTCTTCCTGAAGAATTCCGTTCGTCCGCAGGAAATCTCCCGGGGACGAACGAAAGAATAGGGGAAGAACACTCTTCCCCTACTTCTCAGCTGATCGGCTTGACCAGCGGGAACAGGATCGTCTCACGGATGCCGAGACCCGTCAGCGCCATCAGGAGCCGGTCGATGCCCATGCCGGTGCCCGCGGTCGGTGGCATGCCGTACTCCATGGCGGTGAGGAACTCCTCGTCGAGGCGCATGGCCTCGTCATCGCCGGCGGCGGCCAGACGTGCCTGGTCGACGAAGCGCGCACGCTGGATGACCGGGTCGACGAGCTCGGAATAGCCGGTGGCCAGCTCGAATCCGCGGACGTAGAGGTCCCACTTCTCGACGACGCCGGGAACGCTGCGGTGCGCACGGACCAGTGGCGAGGTCTCGACCGGGAAATCGCGGATGAACACCGGCTGCGAGAGCTTCTCGCCGACCATGTGCTCCCACAACTCCTCGACGAGTTTGCCGTGCCCGTAGCCCTTGCCCTTCGGGATCTCCAGACCGACCTTTGCCGCGATGTCCAGCAGCTCGTCAACGGTGGACCCGGGGTGATCGGCGCCACCGTCGGGCACGATCTCTTGCCCGAGCGCCTCCGACAGTGAGGGATACATCTGCAACGACGTCCACTCGCCGGAGAGGTCGTAGAGCTCGCCGTCGGCCATCGTCGGCGTCAGCGTTCCCAAGGCGCCCTGCGAAACCTCTTGGACCAGTTCACGAGTCATGACCGCGGCGTCGTCGTAGGTGCCGTAGGCCTGATAGGTCTCGAGCATCGCGAACTCCGGCGAATGCGTGGAGTCGGCGCCCTCGTTGCGGAAGTTGCGGTTGATCTCGAAAACGCGCTCGATACCGCCGACGATGCAGCGCTTGAGGAACAGTTCCGGCGCGATCCGCAGGTAGAGGTCGATGTCGAAGGCGTTGGAATGGGTGACGAACGGCCGGGCCGCGGCGCCACCGTGCAGGGTTTGCAGCATCGGCGTCTCGACCTCGAGGAATCCGCGCTTGCCCAGGGCTGCACGCAGTTCGGCCATCACCGAGATCCTGGTGCGAGCGATCGAGCGCGCCTCCGGCCGCATGATGAGGTCCACGTAGCGCTGCCGCACCCGGGTCTCCTCGTTCATCTCCTTGTGCGCGACGGGCAAGGGACGCAACGACTTCGACGCCATCTCCCAGGCGTCGGCCATCACCGACAGCTCCCCGGTGCGGGAGCTGATCACCTGACCGTGGACGAAGACGATGTCGCCGAGGTCGACCTCGGCCTTCCAGCGCCCGAGCGACTCCTCGCCGACGCCGTTGAAGGAGATCATCGCCTGCAGTTGGGTGCCGTCGCCCTCCTGCAGCGTGGCGAAGCAGAGCTTGCCCTTGTTGCGAAGGAAGATGACGCGGCCGGCGACGCCGACCACCTCACCGGTCTCGGTGCCGGCCTCCAGGTCGGGGAATTGTGCACGGATCTCCGAAAGTGCATGCGTGCGCGGGATCGCCACCGGGTAGGCCTCACGGCCCTCGTCGAGAATCCGTTCCCGCTTCTCCCGCCGGATGCGCAGTTGCTCGGGGGTCTGCTCGTCGGCAATCGTCTCGTCGGGCGCGTCACTCACGTCCGTGAGCGTATTCGGTGGCGGTGGCGTCCACCAAGTTCGGCGAGCTGCCCGTTCGGTGCGCCCGCCATCAGGGCCCCGCTGTCAGTGCCCCGCTGTCAGTGCACGGAGAAGATGTCGAGCTCGGCCTGGCTGATCCGGCCGTTGATC
Encoded proteins:
- a CDS encoding FadD3 family acyl-CoA ligase, with the translated sequence MESVSTTPSALRRAAREWPDRLALVDTQWSSPVEYSWSELHDRVVDTAAALIASGVEHGDRVAVWSPNSHHWPVAALGIHYAGAVLVPLNTRYTAGEAVDVIARAGVRAVVVSGEFLGADHAAELMTTHRDAMPALVVRIGLSDKDAAPDGALDWDDFLDLATDETRAQARARADAVAPDDLSDILFTSGTTGISKGVLAEHQQTIAGSHAWGANGRLSPDDRYLMVNPYFHTFGYKAGILPCVLFGSAMFPQAVYSPAEAMKQVAAQRITVFPGAPTIFQTILDDPARESLDLSSLRLVVTGAAIVPVVLVERIQRDLGVNTVITAYGLTEASGFVSTCTPDDDDETVATTCGRAFEGMEIAVSEQGEVLARGKMVMRGYLDNPQATAEAIDADGWLHTGDIGTIDERGNLRITDRLKDMYICGGFNVYPAEVEQTLARLDGVTESAVIGVPDDRLGEVGRAYLTVRDDADLDDDRVIAYAREHLANFKVPRSVVFLDAFPRNAAGKILKRELG
- a CDS encoding AAA family ATPase, giving the protein MSTNPDPTTELLTAAGALDPDLPTDRIVTHGAVVFLNGTRAWKMKRPVRLRFFDFSTPELRHDVLQQELTLNRRFAPEVYRAVHAIRRADDGSVTLDGPGETVDWVLEMTRFDDDALLVHRAAPGNLDDAFLRTLAESVVDLHATSPIRDDPHGTARLQEVVDGNLASMSAFPDVIDPAAAQRLTSRITAMIAERSSILDARARQGRVRRVHGDLHLGNIAIIDDRPVPFDCLEFDEEMATTDVLYDLAFLLMDLWARDLRHEANVVVNQYLDRSPDDEDGFCLLPIMLAVRATVRAHVSAAADAVDDATRYLSLALGFTEPVAPRLMAIGGGSGTGKTTVARAIGGDLEPAPGVRILRTDVLRKRLAGVGETEKLPHSAYTPQARAAVYDELNRLATTDLAGGMSVVADAVFGSAAQQRAIAAVATETGVDFTGWWLELDEAERISRIVDRGPDASDADEEVARRQTATLEPPEEWTHVDAHADPSFFLKNSVRPQEISRGRTKE
- the lysS gene encoding lysine--tRNA ligase; the encoded protein is MSDAPDETIADEQTPEQLRIRREKRERILDEGREAYPVAIPRTHALSEIRAQFPDLEAGTETGEVVGVAGRVIFLRNKGKLCFATLQEGDGTQLQAMISFNGVGEESLGRWKAEVDLGDIVFVHGQVISSRTGELSVMADAWEMASKSLRPLPVAHKEMNEETRVRQRYVDLIMRPEARSIARTRISVMAELRAALGKRGFLEVETPMLQTLHGGAAARPFVTHSNAFDIDLYLRIAPELFLKRCIVGGIERVFEINRNFRNEGADSTHSPEFAMLETYQAYGTYDDAAVMTRELVQEVSQGALGTLTPTMADGELYDLSGEWTSLQMYPSLSEALGQEIVPDGGADHPGSTVDELLDIAAKVGLEIPKGKGYGHGKLVEELWEHMVGEKLSQPVFIRDFPVETSPLVRAHRSVPGVVEKWDLYVRGFELATGYSELVDPVIQRARFVDQARLAAAGDDEAMRLDEEFLTAMEYGMPPTAGTGMGIDRLLMALTGLGIRETILFPLVKPIS